In Gammaproteobacteria bacterium, one DNA window encodes the following:
- a CDS encoding NAD(P)H-hydrate dehydratase — protein sequence MPNTNPDAVFFTAQIRAMEQQALQLPKPPQLMEKAGLAAAQVVRDQVLKNPNHNVLVLAGPGNNGGDAFVVARYLKEWGNAVTVVFAGKRDRLPADARQALQVWLDCGGDICPDLPDGEGNWDTVIDGLFGIGLDQSHHRPIEGQYRDWIENVKRMAAPIVALDIPSGLGSDDGCIYGIAIRAAVTVTFIGLKPGLFTNFGPECCGEVVLRDLDIHMPAPPEPQAWLLNNAHAQTLLPPLRCANSHKGSFGNVAIIGGSTGMAGAALLAGRAALHLGAGRVYIGMLAENAPAVDFSQPELMLRPPSELFGVKPLNCLIAGPGLGQSAQARSWLGMALDSDCALVLDADALNLIAQHPDLAENLSQRKAATILTPHPAEAARLLNTDSTAVQNNRMNAALQIAQHFNCYVVLKGAGSICCLPDGKRYLNTSGNPALSTAGTGDVLAGIIGALIAQGLSPDRALLLAVYLHGAAADRWVRQNRGMLGMVASEVIAAARSLLNSWIYQKNADQYNKSQ from the coding sequence ATGCCGAATACCAACCCCGATGCCGTTTTTTTTACCGCGCAAATCCGTGCCATGGAGCAGCAAGCGCTGCAGTTGCCTAAACCGCCGCAGTTGATGGAAAAAGCCGGCTTGGCCGCAGCGCAGGTGGTTCGCGACCAGGTGCTGAAGAACCCTAACCACAATGTGCTGGTACTCGCCGGACCGGGCAACAACGGTGGAGACGCCTTTGTCGTGGCACGTTATCTGAAGGAATGGGGTAACGCGGTGACGGTGGTTTTCGCCGGTAAGCGCGACCGCTTGCCAGCCGATGCCCGGCAAGCGTTGCAAGTCTGGTTGGATTGCGGCGGCGATATCTGTCCCGATCTGCCCGATGGCGAGGGCAATTGGGATACGGTGATCGACGGTCTGTTCGGCATCGGCCTGGATCAGTCACATCATCGCCCGATTGAGGGACAATACCGCGACTGGATCGAAAACGTCAAACGAATGGCGGCACCGATTGTCGCATTGGATATTCCGTCCGGCTTGGGCAGCGACGACGGTTGCATTTACGGCATCGCCATCCGCGCCGCCGTTACGGTCACGTTTATCGGATTAAAACCGGGGCTGTTCACCAACTTCGGCCCGGAATGTTGCGGTGAGGTGGTGCTGCGCGATCTCGATATCCACATGCCCGCGCCGCCCGAACCGCAAGCCTGGCTGCTGAATAACGCACACGCACAAACACTGCTGCCCCCGCTCCGCTGCGCCAACAGCCACAAAGGCTCGTTCGGCAACGTCGCCATCATCGGCGGATCGACCGGCATGGCAGGCGCTGCGTTGCTGGCCGGCCGGGCGGCCCTGCATCTGGGCGCAGGCCGTGTTTACATCGGCATGCTGGCGGAGAACGCACCGGCAGTCGATTTCTCACAGCCGGAACTGATGCTGCGCCCGCCGTCGGAATTATTCGGTGTAAAACCGCTGAATTGTTTGATCGCAGGTCCCGGTTTGGGGCAATCGGCGCAAGCCCGGTCGTGGCTGGGCATGGCTTTGGATAGCGACTGCGCACTGGTGCTCGATGCCGACGCGCTCAACCTGATCGCGCAACACCCCGATCTGGCGGAAAACCTCAGCCAGCGCAAAGCTGCGACCATCTTGACACCCCACCCCGCCGAAGCCGCGCGTTTGCTGAATACCGACAGCACCGCCGTGCAAAACAACCGCATGAACGCGGCGTTGCAAATCGCGCAGCATTTCAATTGCTACGTCGTCCTCAAGGGCGCGGGCAGCATCTGCTGTCTTCCCGATGGCAAACGCTACCTCAACACCAGCGGCAACCCCGCGCTGAGCACCGCCGGAACCGGTGACGTGCTGGCCGGGATCATCGGCGCGCTGATCGCCCAAGGCTTAAGCCCGGATCGTGCGTTACTGCTGGCGGTTTATCTGCACGGTGCCGCAGCGGATCGCTGGGTGCGTCAGAATCGGGGAATGCTGGGGATGGTGGCGTCGGAAGTTATCGCGGCTGCGCGCAGCTTGTTAAATAGCTGGATTTATCAAAAAAACGCCGATCAGTACAATAAGTCACAGTGA
- a CDS encoding response regulator, with the protein MKFTSLTQRFAVWFTLVSLLPILVIGNSLLHTFEKEIKKSAIRNVSAIADKKFEQIDSYLQERLLDASLIRDASTTHGAIIGFSRIFEENGVDSDEYRRLDASYRENFKRFVEDAKYYDLFLISTQGTIIYSQTHESDFATNLLTGPYRDTGLGKVTRYALNNQVSSISDFERYEPSRGAIAAFVATPIILEGEIKGVLALQIYSQRVFTVLLNNVGLGDSGETVVARLEDDRTALVMAPLKYDPDAALKRRIPLNTPPSSEAIQNALNGQSGGALTTDYRGKEVVAAWRYLPRMKWGIVVQIDVEEAFASINKVHFISLVILVLILFAALLGAVLFHRRVVNPLKHLNQSAMEISTGNLHQLVAIEGWDEMRQLAHTFNAMVEKLCASDQNRNKAEENLVQLNQELEHRVAARTDDLQRANEVLAIKEEEMRSVVEHMVDCVVTTDEIGIILSVNPVMEKLFGYNHDEMIGQNISIIVPEPDRSRHIGYMENYCRTGHGQEYIGRPYLSGSHGIGRGREVEGVRKNGERIELYLAVSEYFVAGKRHFTGVIRDIREHVQIMKELKQARIEAEQANKAKSAFLAAMSHEIRTPMNGVIGMIDVMRQTSLSGYQMEMANLIRDSAYALLSIIEDILDFSKIEAGKLEIEKIPMPLASIIENACGMLAHLALSKKVELTLFIDPAIPENVVGDPLRLRQVLVNIINNAIKFSSKQEKQGKVSVRVLLTESNPDQIVVTFQITDNGIGMDKETQEKLFRSFSQGDPSTTRRFGGTGLGLAISHHLAELMDAEITVQSEPQHGSTFIIQMPFKPLPESAAVNHKIEDLDGMNCLILGDNDSLSNDLAVYLRSAGAEVKQISDFAAIDQVIRNLSPGLWLVVIDAGQEVFSIEALRVAFNARGEAIKKQTDQVGTEAAQPFIEPRFVVIKRGRRRQARIEDIDIITIDGDVMYRQSLLRAMAIAAGKVEASTESVPPAGNFKSQPASVSREDALRQGRLILVAEDNDINQKVIRQQLTLLGYAADIANDGREALKRKQNCEYGLLLTDLHMPEMDGFELTRAIRTAESGGKHMPIVALTANALKGEREHCLDAGMDDYLSKPVQLEDLRRILEKYLPGGEAAAAAEPVRVMLAGATEAVAVPVNVHVLEELVGDDAEMIREMLLDFRASAEKIAAELHTAYQTGQLTTAGALAHKLKSSARSVGALALGELCAAMEQAGKKSDAAELAVLLPQFDVQLIAVKAYLDTLTAKSGGNL; encoded by the coding sequence ATGAAATTCACTTCATTGACACAGCGTTTCGCTGTCTGGTTTACGTTGGTTTCCCTGCTGCCGATATTGGTGATTGGCAACAGCCTGCTGCATACCTTTGAAAAGGAAATCAAAAAATCGGCCATTCGTAATGTCTCCGCCATCGCCGACAAAAAATTCGAACAAATCGACAGTTATTTGCAAGAGCGCTTGCTCGACGCCAGCTTGATCCGTGACGCCAGCACGACGCATGGCGCCATCATCGGATTTTCCAGAATTTTTGAGGAAAATGGGGTAGATTCCGATGAATACCGTCGTTTGGATGCCAGTTATCGTGAGAATTTCAAGCGATTTGTTGAAGATGCGAAATATTACGATTTATTTTTGATCTCTACCCAAGGCACGATTATTTATTCGCAAACGCACGAATCCGATTTTGCCACGAACCTGCTCACCGGTCCTTATCGCGACACCGGCTTAGGTAAAGTTACCCGCTATGCATTGAATAACCAAGTCAGCAGTATTTCGGATTTTGAACGCTACGAACCATCCAGAGGTGCTATCGCTGCGTTTGTCGCCACTCCGATTATATTGGAGGGAGAAATTAAAGGTGTCTTAGCGCTGCAAATTTATAGCCAACGCGTGTTCACGGTGTTGTTGAACAATGTCGGATTGGGGGATAGCGGTGAAACGGTCGTGGCGCGCCTGGAAGATGACCGGACCGCGCTCGTCATGGCGCCGCTCAAATACGATCCCGATGCGGCGCTGAAGCGCCGGATACCGCTGAATACGCCGCCGTCTTCCGAAGCCATACAGAATGCTTTGAACGGTCAATCGGGCGGTGCATTGACTACCGATTACCGCGGTAAGGAGGTGGTTGCGGCATGGCGCTATTTGCCGCGCATGAAATGGGGCATCGTGGTGCAAATTGATGTCGAAGAAGCCTTTGCTTCTATCAACAAAGTACATTTCATCAGTTTGGTTATCCTGGTTTTGATCCTGTTTGCCGCTTTATTGGGAGCGGTATTGTTCCACCGCCGCGTCGTTAATCCCTTAAAGCATTTGAATCAGAGCGCAATGGAAATTTCTACGGGGAACTTGCATCAACTGGTTGCGATTGAAGGCTGGGATGAAATGCGGCAACTGGCGCATACGTTTAACGCGATGGTCGAAAAACTGTGCGCCAGCGATCAGAATCGCAATAAGGCTGAAGAAAATCTGGTGCAGCTCAATCAGGAATTGGAGCATCGCGTGGCGGCCAGGACCGACGATTTGCAGCGCGCTAATGAAGTCTTGGCGATCAAGGAAGAGGAAATGCGTTCGGTGGTTGAGCACATGGTGGATTGCGTTGTGACTACCGATGAGATCGGTATCATCCTGTCCGTCAATCCCGTCATGGAAAAATTATTCGGCTACAATCACGACGAGATGATCGGTCAAAATATATCCATCATCGTGCCCGAGCCGGATCGTAGCCGACATATCGGTTATATGGAAAATTACTGCCGCACCGGGCATGGTCAGGAGTATATCGGTCGCCCTTATTTGTCCGGTTCGCATGGCATCGGCCGCGGCCGCGAAGTGGAAGGCGTGCGCAAAAATGGCGAGCGGATTGAATTATATCTGGCGGTCAGTGAATATTTTGTCGCGGGGAAACGGCATTTTACCGGTGTGATACGCGATATCCGGGAACATGTGCAAATCATGAAAGAGTTAAAACAAGCCCGGATCGAAGCGGAGCAAGCCAATAAAGCCAAATCGGCGTTCCTGGCCGCCATGAGCCATGAAATCCGCACACCGATGAACGGCGTGATCGGCATGATCGATGTCATGCGGCAAACCAGTTTGAGCGGTTACCAAATGGAAATGGCCAACCTGATCCGCGATTCCGCTTATGCCTTGCTGTCCATTATCGAAGACATTCTCGATTTTTCCAAGATCGAAGCGGGCAAACTGGAAATCGAGAAAATTCCCATGCCGCTCGCCAGTATCATCGAAAATGCATGCGGCATGCTGGCGCATCTGGCGCTCAGCAAAAAAGTCGAACTCACCTTGTTCATCGATCCCGCGATTCCGGAAAATGTCGTCGGTGATCCCCTGCGTCTGCGACAGGTGCTGGTCAATATCATCAATAATGCGATCAAATTTTCCAGTAAGCAGGAAAAACAAGGGAAAGTGTCGGTGCGGGTATTGCTTACGGAATCCAATCCCGATCAGATCGTCGTGACCTTCCAGATCACCGATAACGGCATCGGTATGGATAAGGAAACACAGGAAAAACTCTTCAGATCCTTTTCGCAAGGCGATCCCTCCACCACGCGCCGCTTCGGCGGTACCGGTCTCGGCTTGGCGATTTCACACCATTTGGCCGAGTTGATGGATGCGGAAATTACCGTGCAAAGCGAACCGCAGCATGGATCCACTTTTATCATCCAAATGCCGTTCAAACCGCTGCCGGAGAGCGCCGCTGTCAATCACAAGATCGAAGATCTCGACGGCATGAATTGCTTGATACTCGGTGACAACGATAGTTTGAGCAATGACTTGGCGGTTTATTTGCGCAGCGCGGGAGCTGAAGTTAAACAAATATCCGATTTTGCTGCGATTGACCAAGTCATCCGGAATCTGTCGCCCGGATTATGGTTGGTGGTGATCGACGCAGGTCAGGAGGTATTTTCCATCGAAGCGCTGCGCGTCGCATTTAATGCGCGCGGCGAGGCGATAAAAAAACAAACCGATCAAGTCGGAACGGAAGCGGCCCAACCTTTCATCGAACCGCGTTTTGTCGTGATCAAGCGCGGCCGGCGCCGCCAAGCGCGCATTGAAGACATCGATATCATCACAATCGATGGCGATGTAATGTACCGCCAATCGTTGCTGCGCGCGATGGCGATCGCCGCCGGTAAAGTGGAAGCGAGCACGGAGAGCGTGCCGCCCGCCGGCAACTTCAAGTCCCAGCCGGCATCCGTTTCGCGCGAGGATGCGCTGCGTCAAGGTAGGCTTATTCTGGTGGCGGAGGATAACGACATCAATCAGAAAGTCATCCGCCAGCAATTGACTTTGCTCGGCTATGCCGCGGATATTGCCAACGACGGCCGGGAAGCGCTGAAACGCAAGCAGAACTGTGAATATGGATTGTTGCTGACCGATTTGCACATGCCGGAAATGGACGGTTTTGAACTGACAAGGGCGATTCGCACAGCGGAATCCGGCGGTAAACACATGCCGATTGTCGCGCTAACGGCCAATGCATTGAAAGGCGAGCGGGAACATTGTCTCGATGCCGGTATGGATGATTACCTGAGTAAACCGGTGCAGCTAGAGGATTTACGCCGGATTCTGGAAAAATACCTGCCCGGCGGCGAAGCGGCGGCAGCGGCTGAGCCGGTACGGGTGATGCTGGCGGGCGCAACGGAAGCAGTTGCTGTGCCGGTCAATGTTCACGTGCTGGAAGAATTGGTCGGCGATGATGCGGAAATGATCCGGGAGATGCTGTTGGATTTTCGCGCCAGTGCGGAAAAAATAGCTGCAGAACTGCATACTGCGTATCAGACAGGACAATTGACTACGGCCGGTGCGCTGGCGCACAAACTGAAATCATCCGCCCGGTCCGTGGGGGCGCTGGCGTTAGGTGAATTGTGCGCGGCAATGGAGCAAGCGGGCAAAAAGAGCGATGCGGCAGAGCTGGCGGTGTTGTTGCCGCAGTTTGACGTGCAGTTGATTGCAGTCAAGGCTTATCTGGACACTTTAACTGCAAAATCCGGGGGAAATTTGTAA
- a CDS encoding iron-sulfur cluster assembly accessory protein, protein MSITLTENAAKHIRQQLTKRGKGFALRVGIKKSGCSGFSYTFDYADEMTSNDQLFESHEAKIVVDTSNLPYLDGSQIDFTKEGLNCYFKFINPNIDNTCGCGDSFSVKEIASKF, encoded by the coding sequence ATGTCGATTACCTTAACTGAAAATGCCGCAAAGCATATCCGGCAGCAGCTTACGAAACGTGGGAAAGGCTTTGCGTTGCGTGTCGGAATCAAGAAGTCCGGATGTTCAGGATTTTCTTATACTTTTGATTATGCAGATGAGATGACATCAAATGATCAATTATTTGAGTCCCATGAAGCTAAGATCGTTGTTGACACAAGCAACTTACCTTATCTCGATGGTTCTCAAATTGATTTCACCAAAGAAGGTCTCAATTGCTATTTCAAGTTTATCAATCCCAATATTGATAATACCTGCGGCTGCGGTGACAGTTTTAGCGTAAAAGAGATCGCCAGCAAGTTTTAA
- the iscR gene encoding Fe-S cluster assembly transcriptional regulator IscR — protein sequence MRLTTKGRFAVTALLDLALQKSNHPVTLADISQRQKISLSYLEQLFAKLRQSELVDSVRGPGGGYCLAKDLDKVSIADIILAVDEPIDATQCGGKENCHNDSKCMTHDLWAKLNELIFEYLGAVTLKELVDNQMNQQNQTIVPLIDMRETTAA from the coding sequence ATGAGACTAACAACGAAAGGAAGGTTTGCAGTAACCGCACTATTAGATCTTGCATTGCAAAAAAGCAATCACCCCGTCACGCTTGCGGACATCAGTCAGCGGCAAAAAATTTCACTATCGTATTTAGAGCAATTATTCGCTAAATTGCGTCAATCTGAACTTGTGGACAGTGTGCGCGGTCCTGGGGGCGGTTACTGTCTTGCAAAAGATTTAGACAAAGTATCAATAGCGGATATTATTCTTGCTGTCGACGAACCTATTGACGCCACACAATGTGGCGGTAAGGAGAATTGCCATAATGATAGCAAATGCATGACCCATGATTTGTGGGCGAAATTAAACGAACTTATTTTTGAATATCTTGGCGCGGTTACATTAAAAGAATTGGTTGACAATCAAATGAATCAGCAAAACCAAACCATCGTTCCACTTATTGATATGCGTGAAACAACTGCTGCGTAA
- a CDS encoding DUF1810 domain-containing protein: MINGNDPYDLDRFVQVQTHNFDIALVQIASGRKRSHWMWYIFPQFAGLGFSAMSQRYAIRSAVEAQAYLNHPILGPRLMQCCKALLAINGRSAHEIFGSPDDMKLQSCATLFASITPVDSVFARVLKQYFSGQRDQKTLNMLNVATEEK; this comes from the coding sequence ATAATCAATGGTAATGATCCATACGACCTTGACCGTTTCGTACAAGTGCAAACGCATAATTTCGATATCGCTTTGGTTCAGATCGCCAGTGGCCGCAAGCGCTCGCATTGGATGTGGTATATCTTTCCGCAATTCGCCGGACTCGGATTCAGCGCAATGTCGCAGCGTTACGCGATCAGGAGCGCTGTGGAAGCGCAAGCCTATTTGAACCATCCCATACTCGGGCCGAGACTGATGCAATGCTGCAAAGCGCTGCTGGCTATTAACGGCCGTTCTGCCCATGAAATCTTTGGTTCACCGGACGATATGAAACTGCAATCCTGTGCTACGCTGTTTGCCAGCATAACACCTGTGGATTCGGTGTTTGCGCGTGTGCTAAAACAATATTTTTCCGGTCAACGAGATCAAAAGACGCTGAATATGCTGAATGTTGCTACGGAAGAAAAATAG
- a CDS encoding undecaprenyl-phosphate glucose phosphotransferase, whose amino-acid sequence MTVNDLPIVAFFKHLLDPFIIWSMLILTAWLYDEDFTSYYLVLVIITFFISTYIYERILIYRNWRKGRLLAYVRDTVMGWLVIIAILVFLGYATKFHNQFSKQVLLTWFIVTPLMLIASHLIVRSIVAGLYNKGKLRLAIVIGANENSLSFIRHIAELPFLLISYQGFFDERSSSRIAGHFGSQAEEPVDLAAAVVRPDDFGSRLGGLDDVVPYIQKHNIEMVFISLPMSSQPRIQKLMDELPDTTSSIYFLPDIYIFDLMQARFEYIGDTPVVAMNESPFIGVDGVVKSISDFVLALLIIILLSPVMACIALAVKLTSPGPVIFKQRRYGLNGEEIIVYKFRSMTVTEDGANIQQARQNDQRLTKIGGFLRRTSLDELPQFFNVLEGKMSIVGPRPHAVAHNELYRKLIKGYMLRHMAKPGITGWAQVNGWRGETEVLEKMKARIEHDLYYLKNWSIWLDLWIIFKTVWIVFKKDNAY is encoded by the coding sequence ATGACAGTCAACGATTTACCCATCGTAGCCTTTTTCAAGCACTTGCTCGATCCTTTCATCATCTGGAGCATGCTGATTCTGACCGCCTGGTTGTACGATGAAGATTTCACTAGTTATTACCTGGTGCTGGTTATCATCACCTTTTTCATTTCCACCTATATTTACGAGCGCATTCTCATTTACCGCAATTGGCGCAAGGGGCGTTTGCTCGCTTATGTGCGCGATACGGTGATGGGCTGGCTGGTGATTATCGCCATTTTGGTATTTCTCGGTTACGCCACTAAATTTCACAATCAATTCTCCAAGCAAGTCTTGCTGACTTGGTTCATCGTCACACCGCTCATGCTGATTGCCAGCCATCTCATAGTGCGCAGCATCGTCGCCGGTTTATACAATAAAGGCAAATTGCGTTTGGCGATCGTGATCGGCGCCAATGAAAACAGTTTATCGTTCATCCGGCATATCGCCGAGCTGCCCTTTTTGCTGATCAGTTATCAGGGGTTCTTTGATGAGCGCAGCAGTTCGCGCATTGCCGGCCATTTCGGTTCGCAAGCGGAAGAGCCGGTTGATCTTGCCGCGGCTGTCGTCAGACCGGATGACTTCGGTTCGCGCTTGGGCGGATTGGACGATGTCGTGCCGTACATCCAGAAACATAATATCGAGATGGTCTTCATCAGTCTGCCGATGTCGTCGCAGCCGCGCATCCAGAAATTGATGGATGAGTTGCCGGATACCACGTCTTCGATCTATTTCCTGCCGGATATTTATATCTTCGATTTGATGCAAGCACGTTTCGAATACATCGGCGATACGCCGGTGGTAGCCATGAACGAGTCGCCTTTCATCGGCGTCGACGGCGTGGTGAAGAGTATCAGCGATTTTGTGCTGGCTTTGCTGATCATCATCTTGCTGTCGCCGGTGATGGCGTGCATCGCCTTGGCGGTAAAACTCACCTCGCCCGGCCCGGTGATCTTCAAGCAGCGCCGCTACGGTCTCAACGGTGAGGAAATCATCGTGTACAAGTTCCGCTCCATGACAGTCACCGAAGACGGCGCCAATATTCAGCAAGCCAGGCAAAACGATCAGCGCCTGACCAAAATCGGCGGCTTCCTGCGCCGCACGTCACTGGATGAATTGCCGCAGTTCTTCAATGTGCTGGAGGGCAAAATGAGCATCGTCGGCCCCCGTCCGCATGCAGTGGCGCATAACGAGCTCTACCGCAAACTGATCAAGGGTTACATGCTGCGCCATATGGCCAAACCCGGCATCACCGGCTGGGCACAGGTCAACGGCTGGCGCGGCGAAACCGAAGTGCTGGAAAAAATGAAAGCACGCATCGAGCACGACCTCTACTACCTCAAAAACTGGTCCATCTGGCTCGACCTCTGGATCATCTTCAAAACCGTTTGGATCGTCTTCAAAAAAGATAATGCTTATTAG
- the sufB gene encoding Fe-S cluster assembly protein SufB yields the protein MNAVLQSLVNQPYKHGFVTDIESDIAPKGLNEDIIRLISAKKNEPEWLLSFRLKAYEKWLTMAEPEWQNVHYSKIDFQDISYYSAPKPKKKLASMDEVDPELLRTFEKLGVPMHERAALAGVAVDVIFDSVSVATTYKQKLAEVGIIFCSISEAVHTHPELVQKYLGTVVPVGDNYFAALNSAVFTDGSFCFIPKGVKCPMDLSTYFRINTEGSGQFERTLIIAEEGASVSYLEGCTAPRFDTNQLHAAVVELIALDNADIKYSTVQNWYAGDEKGVGGIYNFVTKRGLAKGNNSRISWTQVETGSAITWKYPSCILRGDNSVGEFYSVAVTNNYQQADTGTKMIHIGKNTRSTIVSKGITAGHSNSSYRGLVRIAPTAEGARNYSQCDSMLIGDQCGAHTFPYIQVHNNSATVEHEASTSKIGEDQLFYFSQRGIGAEEAVSMIINGFCKDVFQQLPMEFAVEATKLLSFKLEGSVG from the coding sequence ATGAACGCAGTATTGCAAAGTCTGGTTAATCAACCGTATAAGCATGGTTTCGTTACAGATATCGAATCCGATATTGCACCCAAGGGATTAAATGAGGACATTATCCGGTTAATATCGGCGAAAAAAAATGAACCCGAATGGCTTTTGTCATTCCGTCTGAAAGCCTACGAAAAGTGGCTGACCATGGCCGAACCTGAATGGCAGAATGTTCACTATTCCAAAATTGATTTTCAGGATATCAGCTATTATTCAGCGCCGAAGCCAAAGAAAAAACTGGCCAGCATGGATGAAGTCGATCCCGAATTGTTGCGCACGTTTGAAAAACTCGGTGTCCCGATGCACGAACGCGCGGCCCTGGCCGGAGTGGCTGTCGATGTCATTTTCGACAGCGTTTCAGTCGCCACCACTTACAAGCAAAAACTGGCGGAAGTTGGCATCATTTTCTGCTCTATTTCGGAAGCGGTGCATACGCATCCCGAACTCGTGCAAAAATACTTGGGAACTGTCGTTCCGGTTGGCGATAATTATTTTGCAGCCCTGAATTCCGCAGTATTCACCGATGGTTCTTTCTGTTTCATTCCCAAGGGTGTCAAATGCCCGATGGATTTGTCCACGTATTTCCGCATTAATACCGAAGGATCCGGGCAATTTGAAAGAACCTTAATCATCGCTGAGGAGGGTGCCTCTGTCTCCTATCTCGAAGGCTGCACCGCTCCGCGCTTTGATACCAATCAATTGCACGCGGCCGTGGTTGAGCTGATTGCATTGGATAATGCGGATATTAAATATTCAACGGTGCAAAACTGGTATGCCGGTGATGAGAAAGGCGTCGGCGGCATCTACAACTTTGTCACCAAACGAGGATTGGCAAAAGGTAATAATTCCCGCATTTCCTGGACACAAGTGGAAACCGGCTCGGCCATTACATGGAAATACCCGTCGTGCATTTTGCGCGGCGACAACTCCGTCGGTGAGTTTTATTCCGTAGCCGTCACCAACAATTATCAACAGGCGGATACCGGTACAAAAATGATTCACATCGGAAAAAATACCCGCAGCACTATCGTCAGCAAAGGCATCACCGCAGGTCACTCAAACAGCAGCTATCGCGGGCTTGTGCGCATCGCTCCGACTGCCGAAGGCGCTCGTAATTATTCGCAATGCGATTCCATGCTGATCGGCGATCAATGCGGCGCACATACATTTCCGTACATTCAAGTACACAATAACAGCGCCACAGTTGAACACGAGGCATCCACGTCAAAGATCGGTGAAGACCAGCTTTTCTATTTCTCGCAACGCGGCATCGGCGCGGAAGAAGCTGTTTCGATGATTATCAACGGTTTTTGTAAAGACGTATTCCAGCAATTGCCGATGGAATTCGCTGTTGAAGCCACGAAGCTGCTGAGCTTCAAACTGGAGGGAAGTGTCGGATGA
- a CDS encoding EAL domain-containing protein, whose amino-acid sequence MDSASKIKILILDDDTFMLKLLSRMLAKLGYTAVTTCDNGSDALQKIDHADTRPDLILLDLNMPDMDGIEFVRYLVDRQYHGQLILVSGEDERMLKTAEKLVHAHKIPMPGYVHKPVDPNKLSEILQRLDIEASTHPQSSGKTYSAADIRSAIDHQELVNYYQPKVSVETGDVIGVETLVRWHHPQDGVIMPDRFIHVAEDNNLIDDLTRFVLKQAIIQAGKWHRDGQTLRVSVNVTMENLASLDFQDMVVNLVTENNLPPQKIVIEITESQVMGPDARIPLEILTRLRLKRFHLSIDDFGTGHSSLAQLRDIPFNELKIDQGFVHRAWQDDTLRAIYDASLAMGKQLGMDIVAEGVEDSADWELLRQTGCDMAQGNFISHPLLPADLPRWMEEWRSRVRAEALIASPAS is encoded by the coding sequence ATGGATAGCGCGTCGAAAATTAAGATACTGATCCTCGATGACGATACTTTTATGCTCAAGTTGCTGTCGCGCATGCTGGCGAAACTGGGCTACACCGCTGTCACTACCTGCGACAACGGTTCGGATGCATTGCAGAAAATCGATCATGCCGATACCCGCCCCGATTTGATTCTGCTCGATCTGAACATGCCGGATATGGACGGCATCGAGTTTGTGCGCTACCTGGTGGATCGCCAGTATCACGGTCAATTGATATTGGTCAGCGGCGAAGACGAGCGTATGCTCAAAACCGCGGAGAAACTGGTTCATGCGCACAAAATTCCGATGCCCGGTTATGTGCATAAGCCCGTGGATCCCAATAAATTGTCGGAAATCTTGCAACGGTTGGACATTGAAGCGTCCACCCACCCGCAATCTAGCGGCAAAACCTACAGCGCGGCCGATATCCGCTCGGCTATCGACCATCAAGAGCTGGTGAATTATTATCAACCCAAAGTTTCGGTGGAAACCGGCGACGTCATTGGCGTGGAAACGCTGGTGCGCTGGCATCATCCGCAAGATGGCGTAATCATGCCGGACCGCTTTATTCACGTCGCGGAGGATAACAATCTGATCGACGATTTGACCCGCTTCGTGCTGAAACAGGCGATCATTCAAGCGGGAAAATGGCATCGCGACGGTCAAACACTACGCGTGTCGGTCAATGTTACGATGGAAAATCTGGCTTCCTTGGATTTTCAAGATATGGTGGTCAATCTGGTCACTGAAAACAACCTGCCGCCGCAGAAAATCGTCATTGAAATCACCGAAAGCCAAGTGATGGGACCGGATGCGCGCATTCCGCTGGAAATTCTGACCCGTTTGCGTCTCAAGCGATTTCATTTGTCCATTGACGATTTCGGCACCGGCCATTCATCCCTGGCGCAGCTACGCGACATTCCATTTAACGAGCTGAAAATCGATCAGGGATTTGTCCATCGCGCCTGGCAGGACGATACGCTGCGCGCCATCTACGACGCCAGCTTAGCAATGGGCAAACAACTGGGCATGGATATCGTCGCGGAAGGGGTTGAGGATAGCGCCGACTGGGAACTGCTGCGTCAAACAGGATGCGATATGGCGCAGGGGAACTTCATCTCGCATCCGCTGCTGCCCGCCGATCTACCGCGCTGGATGGAAGAATGGCGCAGTAGAGTCCGTGCTGAAGCGCTGATCGCTTCCCCGGCCTCTTAA